One genomic region from Streptomyces sp. NBC_01304 encodes:
- a CDS encoding DUF6817 domain-containing protein: MTDHDTPATSLLKEYGAETTKHSGGTLLTHLQRVEALLVEWGARPVLATAGLCHAFYGTDGLPLVLLELSERDRLSAAVGTEVEELVYFYASCDRKASYPSLAAEDASTVTFRDRFTGESFTPSLQQRRDFAELTVANELDLAKVNASFRERNGAGLLELFTGWAPLLSDAARREVTAVLG; encoded by the coding sequence ATGACCGACCACGACACCCCCGCGACATCCCTGCTCAAGGAGTACGGCGCCGAGACCACCAAGCACTCCGGCGGTACGCTCCTGACGCATCTGCAGCGCGTCGAGGCGCTGCTCGTCGAGTGGGGCGCACGACCTGTCCTGGCGACCGCGGGCCTGTGCCACGCCTTCTACGGCACGGACGGGTTGCCGCTGGTCCTCCTCGAACTCTCCGAGCGCGACCGGCTGTCCGCCGCGGTGGGTACGGAGGTGGAGGAGCTCGTGTACTTCTACGCCAGCTGTGACCGCAAGGCGTCCTATCCCTCGCTCGCGGCCGAGGACGCGTCCACGGTGACCTTCCGGGACCGCTTCACGGGTGAGTCGTTCACGCCTTCGCTGCAGCAGCGGCGGGACTTCGCGGAGCTGACGGTGGCCAATGAGCTCGACCTGGCCAAGGTGAACGCGTCCTTCCGCGAGCGGAACGGGGCGGGACTTCTTGAGCTGTTCACGGGCTGGGCCCCGCTGTTGTCGGATGCGGCCCGCCGCGAGGTGACTGCCGTCCTGGGCTGA
- a CDS encoding PrsW family intramembrane metalloprotease — translation MSSPAPLQISPGLWRRCLWGGLALWLLTAVITYVTKNTTLLPTLILLGSFLVPAVFVLWAYERHGSDPQGAGSQTLSIGMILGCFLVGGILGVLGASVMEYYLLHPSLWLYVGVGLIEEAVKLAALMWVLRRYPQIRGLRAGVVLGASVGFGFAAFESAGYAFNAAVTMQGIDLRSLLQTEMLRGVLAPFGHGLWTAISGAVLLSFRRPDGRFRFAGPVIGTYLGVSLLHALWDSTHGIALWLVAMLTTSDLDRSLFAQGYLPQPTDQQKHLFTLFSVGGMVLVSLIGLAWARSLAHRDPTWKRTP, via the coding sequence GTGAGCTCGCCCGCACCCCTGCAGATCTCGCCCGGCCTGTGGAGACGCTGCCTGTGGGGCGGCCTCGCCCTGTGGCTGCTGACCGCGGTCATCACGTACGTCACCAAGAACACCACCCTGCTGCCGACCCTCATCCTGCTCGGCAGCTTCCTGGTGCCGGCCGTCTTCGTGCTGTGGGCGTACGAACGGCACGGGAGCGATCCACAGGGGGCGGGGAGCCAGACCCTGAGCATCGGCATGATCCTCGGCTGCTTCCTGGTCGGCGGGATCCTCGGGGTGCTCGGCGCCTCGGTGATGGAGTACTACCTGCTGCATCCCTCGCTCTGGCTGTACGTCGGCGTCGGCCTGATCGAGGAGGCCGTGAAGCTGGCCGCGCTGATGTGGGTCCTGCGCCGCTATCCGCAGATCCGCGGGCTGCGCGCGGGTGTGGTGCTCGGCGCGTCCGTCGGCTTCGGGTTCGCCGCGTTCGAGAGCGCGGGGTACGCCTTCAACGCCGCGGTGACCATGCAGGGCATCGATCTGCGTTCGCTGCTGCAGACGGAGATGCTGCGCGGGGTGCTCGCGCCCTTCGGGCACGGGCTGTGGACGGCGATCTCGGGCGCCGTACTGCTGTCCTTCCGGCGGCCGGACGGCCGGTTCAGGTTCGCGGGGCCGGTGATCGGGACGTATCTCGGCGTCTCGCTGCTGCACGCGCTGTGGGACTCGACGCACGGCATCGCGCTCTGGCTCGTCGCGATGCTCACGACCAGCGATCTGGACCGCTCGCTCTTCGCCCAGGGATATCTGCCGCAGCCCACTGACCAGCAGAAGCACCTCTTCACGCTCTTCTCGGTGGGGGGCATGGTCCTGGTCTCGCTGATCGGCCTCGCCTGGGCGCGCTCGCTCGCCCATCGCGACCCCACTTGGAAACGTACCCCCTAG
- a CDS encoding citrate synthase → MSEHNDNAVVLRYGDDEFTYPVIDSTVGDKGFDIGKLRTNTGLVTLDSGYGNTAAYKSAVTYLDGEKGILRYRGYPIEQLAERSTFVEVAYLLINGELPTVDELATFRNEITQHTLLHEDVKRFYDGFPRDAHPMAMLSSVVSALSTFYQDSHNPFDEKQRHLSTIRLLAKLPTIAAYAYKKSIGHPVVYPSNSLGYVENFLRMTFSVPAAEYELDPVVVSALDKLLILHADHEQNCSTSTVRLVGSSQANMFASISAGISALWGPLHGGANQSVLEMLEGIRDSGNDVDTFIRKVKNKEDGVRLMGFGHRVYKNFDPRAQIIKAAAHDVLSALGKSDELLDIALKLEEHALNDDYFVERKLYPNVDFYTGLIYRAMGFPTEMFTVLFALGRLPGWIAQWHEMIKEPGSRIGRPRQIYTGVVERDFVPVEAR, encoded by the coding sequence GTGAGCGAGCACAACGACAACGCGGTTGTACTGCGGTACGGCGATGACGAATTCACCTACCCGGTGATCGACAGCACCGTCGGCGACAAGGGCTTCGACATCGGGAAGCTCCGTACCAACACCGGACTGGTGACCCTCGACAGCGGATATGGCAACACCGCCGCCTATAAATCCGCCGTCACCTATCTCGATGGCGAGAAGGGCATCCTCCGCTACCGCGGCTACCCGATCGAGCAGCTGGCCGAGCGCTCCACCTTCGTCGAGGTGGCGTACCTGCTGATCAACGGCGAGCTGCCGACGGTCGACGAGCTCGCGACGTTCCGCAACGAGATCACCCAGCACACGCTGCTGCACGAGGACGTCAAGCGCTTCTACGACGGCTTCCCGCGTGACGCGCACCCGATGGCGATGCTGTCCTCCGTGGTCAGCGCCCTGTCGACGTTCTACCAGGACAGCCACAACCCGTTCGACGAGAAGCAGCGCCACCTCTCGACGATCCGGCTGCTCGCGAAGCTTCCGACGATCGCCGCGTACGCGTACAAGAAGTCGATCGGCCACCCGGTGGTCTACCCGAGCAACAGCCTCGGGTACGTCGAGAACTTCCTGCGCATGACCTTCTCGGTGCCGGCCGCCGAGTACGAGCTGGACCCGGTCGTCGTCTCGGCGCTGGACAAGCTGCTGATCCTGCACGCCGACCACGAGCAGAACTGTTCGACCTCGACCGTGCGTCTGGTCGGCTCCTCGCAGGCCAACATGTTCGCGTCGATCTCCGCCGGCATCTCCGCGCTCTGGGGCCCGCTGCACGGCGGCGCCAACCAGTCGGTGCTCGAGATGCTCGAGGGCATCCGCGACTCGGGCAACGACGTGGACACCTTCATCCGCAAGGTGAAGAACAAGGAGGACGGCGTACGCCTGATGGGCTTCGGCCACCGGGTGTACAAGAACTTCGACCCGCGCGCGCAGATCATCAAGGCCGCCGCGCACGACGTTCTCTCCGCCCTCGGCAAGTCCGACGAGCTGCTCGACATCGCGCTCAAGCTGGAGGAGCACGCGCTGAACGACGACTACTTCGTCGAGCGCAAGCTCTACCCCAACGTGGACTTCTACACGGGCCTCATCTACCGCGCGATGGGCTTCCCGACCGAGATGTTCACCGTGCTCTTCGCGCTCGGCCGGCTGCCCGGCTGGATCGCCCAGTGGCACGAGATGATCAAGGAGCCGGGTTCCCGCATCGGCCGCCCGCGCCAGATCTACACGGGCGTCGTCGAGCGCGACTTCGTGCCGGTCGAGGCTCGCTAG
- a CDS encoding sugar phosphate isomerase/epimerase family protein, producing MTELSRIEGDLSRFSINQMTVKQLLLPELVDACLELGIPGIGLWREPVQEYGVVSAAKLLRDMGITVTTLCRGGFFTAIDPHARVAAIDDNKAAIDEAATLGTDTLVLVSGGLPEGSRDLSGARERVGDALAELAPYAAERGVRLAIEPLHPMFAADRCVISTLAQALDLADRFPASQVGVCVDSYHVWWDDQAPTQIVRAADAGRLHAFQLADWVTPLPEGVLTGRGQLGDGAIDMREWRGYVDQQGYTGPIEVELFNEALWARDGREVLRETAERFVAHAC from the coding sequence ATGACGGAGCTGTCCCGCATCGAGGGCGACCTGTCCCGCTTCTCGATCAACCAGATGACGGTGAAGCAACTGCTCCTGCCCGAGCTGGTGGACGCCTGCCTGGAGCTGGGCATCCCCGGCATCGGCCTGTGGCGCGAGCCGGTCCAGGAGTACGGCGTGGTGTCCGCCGCCAAACTCCTGCGCGACATGGGCATCACGGTGACCACCCTGTGCCGCGGCGGGTTCTTCACGGCCATCGACCCGCACGCGCGCGTGGCCGCCATCGACGACAACAAGGCGGCCATCGACGAGGCGGCGACCCTGGGCACCGACACCCTGGTCCTGGTGTCGGGGGGCCTCCCGGAGGGCAGCCGCGACCTGTCCGGCGCCCGCGAGCGGGTCGGCGACGCCTTGGCCGAACTGGCCCCGTACGCGGCCGAGCGGGGCGTGCGCCTGGCCATCGAGCCCCTCCACCCGATGTTCGCGGCCGACCGCTGCGTGATCTCCACCCTGGCCCAGGCCCTCGACCTGGCGGACCGCTTCCCCGCCTCCCAGGTGGGCGTCTGCGTGGACTCGTACCACGTGTGGTGGGACGACCAGGCCCCCACCCAGATCGTCCGCGCCGCCGACGCGGGGCGTCTGCACGCGTTCCAACTCGCCGACTGGGTGACCCCGTTGCCCGAGGGCGTCCTTACCGGGCGCGGCCAGCTCGGCGACGGTGCGATCGACATGAGGGAGTGGCGCGGGTACGTGGATCAGCAGGGTTACACGGGGCCCATCGAGGTCGAGCTCTTCAACGAGGCGTTGTGGGCGCGGGACGGGCGCGAGGTCCTGCGGGAGACGGCGGAGCGCTTCGTGGCACACGCCTGCTGA
- the recD2 gene encoding SF1B family DNA helicase RecD2, which produces MSNPTATNQGTNPAVPQPRLAVLEGVLERITYANEENGYTVARVDTGRGAGDLLTVVGSLLGAQVGESLRMEGRWGSHAQYGKQFTVENYTTVLPATVQGIRRYLGSGLVKGIGPVFADRITQHFGLDTLDIIEQEPKRLIEVPGLGPKRTKKIADAWEEQKAIKEVMLFLQSVEVSTSIAVRTYKKYGDASISIVKNEPYRLAADVWGIGFLTADRIAQSVGIPHDSPERVKAGLQYALSQSTDQGHCFLPEEQLIADSVKLLQVDTGLVIDCLAELATEEEGVVREQVPGPDGGEPVTAVYLVPFHRAELSLSAQLLRLLRTADDRMPAFRDVAWDKALAWLKTRTGAELAPEQEQAVRLALTRKVAVLTGGPGCGKSFTVRSIVELARAKHAKVVLAAPTGRAAKRLAELTGADASTVHRLLELKPGGDAAYDRDRPLDADLVVVDEASMLDLLLANKLVKAVAPGAHLLLVGDVDQLPSVGAGEVLRDLLAEGSPVPAVRLTRIFRQAQQSGVVTNAHRINSGQHPLTQGLGDFFLFIEDENEEAGRLTVDVAARRIPAKFGLDPRRDIQVLAPMHRGPAGAGTLNGLLQQAITPACPDLPEKRFGGRTFRVGDKVTQIRNNYDKGKNGVFNGTVGVVTALNLDDQRLTVLTDEDEEVPYDFDELDELAHAYAVTIHRSQGSEYPAVVIPVTTGAWMMLQRNLLYTAVTRAKKLVVLVGSRKAVGQAVRTVSAGRRCTALDHRLRHN; this is translated from the coding sequence ATGTCGAACCCGACTGCGACCAATCAGGGGACCAACCCGGCCGTCCCCCAGCCGCGCCTCGCGGTGCTAGAGGGAGTCCTCGAGCGCATCACGTACGCCAACGAGGAGAACGGCTACACGGTCGCCCGAGTGGACACCGGAAGAGGCGCCGGCGACCTGCTCACCGTGGTCGGCTCGCTGCTCGGCGCCCAGGTGGGGGAGTCCCTGCGGATGGAGGGCCGCTGGGGCTCGCATGCGCAGTACGGCAAGCAGTTCACCGTGGAGAACTACACGACGGTCCTGCCCGCCACCGTCCAAGGCATCCGCCGCTATCTGGGATCAGGCCTGGTCAAAGGCATCGGGCCGGTCTTCGCCGACCGGATCACGCAGCACTTCGGCCTGGACACCCTCGACATCATCGAGCAGGAGCCGAAGCGCCTCATCGAGGTCCCCGGTCTCGGCCCCAAGCGGACCAAGAAGATCGCCGACGCCTGGGAGGAGCAGAAGGCGATCAAGGAGGTCATGCTCTTCCTGCAGTCGGTGGAGGTGTCGACCTCCATCGCCGTACGCACCTACAAGAAGTACGGCGACGCCTCGATCTCGATAGTGAAGAACGAGCCGTACCGCCTGGCCGCCGACGTCTGGGGCATCGGCTTCCTCACCGCCGACCGCATCGCCCAGTCCGTCGGCATCCCGCACGACAGCCCGGAGCGCGTGAAGGCCGGCCTGCAGTACGCGCTGTCGCAGTCCACCGACCAGGGCCACTGCTTCCTGCCCGAGGAGCAGCTGATCGCGGACTCCGTGAAGCTGCTGCAGGTCGACACCGGCCTGGTCATCGACTGCCTGGCCGAGCTCGCCACCGAGGAGGAGGGCGTCGTGCGCGAGCAGGTGCCCGGACCCGACGGAGGCGAGCCGGTCACCGCCGTCTACCTGGTGCCCTTCCACCGCGCCGAGCTCTCCCTCTCCGCACAGCTGCTGCGCCTCCTGCGCACCGCCGACGACCGCATGCCCGCCTTCCGGGACGTGGCCTGGGACAAGGCCCTCGCGTGGCTGAAGACCCGTACCGGCGCCGAGCTCGCCCCCGAGCAGGAGCAGGCGGTCCGCCTCGCCCTCACCCGGAAGGTCGCCGTCCTCACCGGCGGGCCCGGCTGCGGCAAGTCCTTCACGGTCCGCTCGATCGTCGAGCTGGCCCGCGCCAAGCACGCCAAGGTCGTCCTCGCCGCCCCCACGGGGCGGGCCGCCAAGCGCCTGGCCGAGCTCACCGGAGCCGATGCGTCCACCGTGCACCGCCTCCTGGAACTCAAGCCCGGCGGCGACGCGGCGTACGACCGGGACCGCCCCCTGGACGCCGACCTGGTGGTGGTGGACGAGGCCTCCATGCTGGATCTGCTTCTGGCCAACAAGCTGGTGAAGGCCGTGGCTCCCGGCGCCCACCTGCTCCTGGTCGGGGACGTCGACCAGCTGCCCAGCGTCGGCGCCGGAGAGGTGCTGCGGGACCTGCTCGCCGAGGGCAGCCCCGTCCCCGCCGTGCGGCTGACCCGGATCTTCCGCCAGGCACAGCAGTCGGGCGTCGTCACCAACGCCCACCGCATCAACTCCGGGCAGCATCCGCTCACTCAGGGCCTGGGGGACTTCTTCCTGTTCATCGAGGACGAGAACGAAGAGGCGGGGCGGCTCACCGTGGACGTGGCCGCCCGTCGGATTCCGGCCAAATTCGGGCTCGACCCCCGGCGCGACATCCAGGTGCTCGCCCCCATGCACCGCGGCCCGGCCGGCGCCGGCACGCTCAACGGCCTGCTGCAGCAGGCGATCACCCCCGCCTGCCCCGACCTGCCCGAGAAGAGATTCGGCGGCCGCACCTTCCGCGTCGGCGACAAGGTCACCCAGATCCGGAACAACTACGACAAGGGGAAGAACGGCGTCTTCAACGGCACGGTGGGCGTCGTCACCGCGCTGAACCTCGACGACCAGCGGCTGACCGTACTGACGGACGAGGACGAGGAGGTGCCGTACGACTTCGACGAACTGGACGAGCTGGCGCACGCGTACGCGGTCACCATCCACCGCTCGCAGGGCAGCGAGTACCCGGCCGTCGTGATCCCGGTCACCACCGGAGCCTGGATGATGCTCCAACGGAACTTGCTCTACACGGCGGTTACCCGCGCCAAGAAGCTGGTCGTCCTCGTCGGCTCGCGCAAGGCTGTAGGGCAGGCGGTGCGCACGGTTTCCGCGGGCAGACGCTGTACGGCCCTTGACCACAGGCTCCGTCACAACTGA
- a CDS encoding helix-turn-helix transcriptional regulator, protein MTDRRLWSYKEIAAHIKVQPDTVRSYRKHGLLPPPDLVEGGKPYWFADTIRAWVARRPGNRGRKE, encoded by the coding sequence ATGACCGACCGACGGCTCTGGTCGTACAAGGAGATCGCCGCACACATCAAGGTCCAGCCGGACACGGTGCGCTCCTACCGCAAGCACGGGCTGCTCCCTCCCCCGGACCTCGTCGAGGGTGGCAAGCCGTACTGGTTCGCGGACACCATTCGAGCCTGGGTCGCCCGACGGCCCGGCAACCGGGGCCGCAAGGAATGA
- a CDS encoding cation:proton antiporter: MSQSGTLILIMSIAVIAPLLAYGIGRWLPVPLVIFEILLGIAIGPDVLGWAHRDQVIDALSQLGLAMLIFLAGYEIQFDKVRGDTLRRSVWAWLIALALGLGIGTLLAGGAYTKGVYIGVALTSTALGTVLPVLRDAGDLSSRFGSVMMAFGAVGEFGPIIAMALLLSGRSPGKSTVLLALFALLTAAAVFWALRPRPPWFSNVIAKTLHSSAQFAVRFVVLLLALMLGASQWLGLDVLLGAFAAGMITRLVLQGAAPDSADEVLAKIEAMGFGFLVPLFFVVTGIEFDLKSLLEGGRALLLVPVFLLLFVVVRGLPVWFLAPRDLGVRDRRALTLYASTALPLVVAITTIGLDDGALKSSEAAALVGAAMVSVLVFPLLALKLRTAVGERARPSGAVRSEESW, from the coding sequence ATGTCGCAGTCCGGGACGCTGATCCTGATCATGTCCATCGCGGTGATCGCCCCGCTGCTCGCCTATGGCATCGGCCGTTGGCTGCCGGTGCCGCTCGTCATCTTCGAGATCCTGCTCGGCATCGCCATCGGTCCCGACGTCCTCGGCTGGGCCCACCGCGACCAGGTCATCGACGCCCTCTCCCAACTGGGCCTGGCCATGCTGATCTTCCTGGCCGGGTACGAGATCCAGTTCGACAAGGTCCGCGGCGACACCCTGCGCCGCTCGGTCTGGGCCTGGCTGATCGCGCTCGCCCTGGGGCTTGGCATCGGCACGCTGCTCGCGGGCGGCGCGTACACCAAGGGCGTCTACATCGGCGTGGCCCTCACCAGCACCGCCCTCGGCACCGTGCTGCCCGTGCTGCGGGACGCGGGCGACCTGTCATCCCGCTTCGGGTCGGTGATGATGGCGTTCGGCGCGGTGGGCGAGTTCGGGCCGATCATCGCCATGGCGCTGCTCCTGAGCGGCCGTTCGCCGGGCAAGTCCACGGTCCTGCTCGCGCTCTTCGCGCTGCTGACCGCGGCGGCCGTGTTCTGGGCGCTGCGTCCGCGCCCGCCCTGGTTCTCGAACGTCATCGCCAAGACCCTGCACAGCAGCGCCCAGTTCGCGGTCCGCTTCGTGGTGCTCCTGCTCGCCCTGATGCTGGGCGCCTCGCAGTGGCTCGGCCTGGACGTGCTGCTAGGCGCGTTCGCGGCCGGCATGATCACGCGCCTTGTGCTGCAAGGCGCGGCGCCGGACAGTGCGGACGAGGTCCTCGCGAAGATCGAGGCGATGGGCTTCGGCTTCCTGGTCCCGCTGTTCTTCGTCGTCACGGGGATCGAGTTCGACCTGAAGTCGCTGCTTGAGGGTGGCCGGGCGCTGCTGCTGGTGCCGGTGTTCCTGCTGCTGTTCGTCGTCGTACGCGGGCTTCCGGTGTGGTTCCTGGCACCCCGTGACCTGGGCGTACGGGATCGCCGGGCGCTCACGTTGTACGCGTCCACGGCGTTGCCGCTGGTTGTCGCGATCACCACGATCGGGCTTGACGACGGGGCGTTGAAGTCGAGCGAGGCCGCTGCGTTGGTGGGGGCGGCGATGGTTTCGGTGCTGGTGTTTCCGCTGCTGGCCTTGAAGTTGCGGACGGCGGTGGGGGAGCGGGCTCGGCCTTCGGGGGCGGTGCGGAGTGAGGAGTCGTGGTGA
- a CDS encoding heavy-metal-associated domain-containing protein, whose translation MTAQTELPQAETTGSCCSPTGSCHSDKAEAKAGAVTTVYQVTGMTCGHCEGAVSSEISEIAGVTSVKAVASTGQVTVISEAELDDEAVRAAVDEAGYELTGRA comes from the coding sequence ATGACCGCCCAGACCGAGCTCCCCCAGGCCGAGACCACCGGCTCCTGCTGCTCCCCGACCGGCTCCTGCCACAGCGACAAGGCCGAGGCGAAGGCGGGCGCCGTGACCACGGTGTACCAGGTCACCGGGATGACCTGCGGTCACTGCGAGGGTGCCGTGTCGAGCGAGATCTCCGAGATCGCCGGCGTGACCTCGGTGAAGGCCGTCGCCTCCACCGGCCAGGTCACCGTGATCTCCGAGGCCGAGCTCGACGACGAGGCCGTGCGCGCCGCCGTGGACGAGGCGGGCTACGAGCTCACCGGCCGCGCCTGA
- a CDS encoding heavy metal translocating P-type ATPase, producing MPPTATPPIPTVDSSEVELSIGGMTCASCSARIEKKLNRLEGVTASVNLATEKAKVSYAAGVEVADLIGTVEKLGYTAEEIVPAPPEATGAAPPLPDTTDLEADALRQRLTVSALLALPVVLMAMVPALQFDNWQWLSLTLAAPVVVWGGLPFHRAAWTNARHAAATMDTLVSVGTLAAFGWSLWALFFGDAGMPGMRHGFDLTVSRTEGSSTIYLEVAAGVISFILLGRYLEARSKRKAGAALRALLDLGAKDVAVLRSGTEVRVPIGTLAVGDHFVVRPGEKIATDGTVLEGRSAVDASMLTGESVPVDVGAGDTVTGGCLNTSGRLVVAATRVGADTRLARIAKLVEDAQTGKAQVQRLADKISAVFVPVVIGLALATLGFWLGNGSGPTAAFTAAVAVLIIACPCALGLATPTALMVGTGRGAQLGILIKGPEVLESTRRVDTVVLDKTGTVTSGVMRLHEVYVAEGVQEHRLLRLAGALEHASEHPVARAVTEGAAERLAAVDGTAQGSTGVDHFEGVSDFVNVAGLGVRGTVAGHAVLVGRERLLTEAGIELPAALGHAKEAAEAQGRTAVVVAWDGAARGVLTVADAVKETSAQAVRELRALGLRPVLLTGDNRAVAEAVAAEVGIDAADVHAEALPQDKVAVVERLRTEGRVVAMVGDGVNDAAALATADLGLAMGTGTDAAIEAGDLTLVRGDLRVAADAIRLARRTLATIKGNLCWAFGYNVAALPLAAAGLLNPMIAGAAMAFSSVFVVTNSLRLRTFR from the coding sequence ATGCCCCCTACGGCGACTCCACCCATACCGACCGTGGACAGTTCCGAGGTCGAGCTCTCCATCGGCGGGATGACCTGCGCCTCCTGCTCGGCCCGCATCGAGAAGAAGCTCAACCGCCTGGAGGGCGTGACCGCTTCGGTCAATCTCGCCACCGAGAAGGCGAAGGTGTCGTACGCCGCCGGGGTCGAGGTCGCGGACCTGATCGGGACGGTCGAGAAACTGGGGTACACGGCCGAGGAGATCGTGCCGGCGCCGCCCGAGGCCACGGGTGCGGCCCCTCCCCTGCCGGACACCACCGACCTGGAGGCCGACGCGCTGCGGCAGCGCCTGACCGTGTCGGCGCTGCTCGCGCTGCCCGTCGTCCTGATGGCGATGGTCCCGGCCCTGCAGTTCGACAACTGGCAGTGGCTCTCGCTCACCCTCGCCGCCCCGGTCGTCGTCTGGGGCGGGCTGCCCTTCCACCGCGCCGCCTGGACCAATGCGCGCCATGCCGCCGCCACCATGGACACCCTCGTCTCGGTCGGCACGCTCGCGGCCTTCGGGTGGTCGCTGTGGGCGCTGTTCTTCGGGGACGCGGGGATGCCCGGGATGCGGCACGGCTTCGACCTCACCGTCTCGCGTACCGAGGGCTCCTCGACGATCTATCTGGAGGTCGCGGCCGGGGTCATCAGCTTCATCCTGCTCGGCCGTTACCTGGAGGCCCGCTCCAAGCGGAAGGCCGGCGCGGCGCTGCGGGCGCTGCTCGATCTGGGCGCCAAGGACGTCGCGGTGCTTCGCTCGGGCACGGAAGTGCGCGTTCCCATCGGCACCTTGGCGGTCGGCGACCACTTCGTCGTGCGCCCCGGCGAGAAGATCGCGACCGACGGGACCGTCCTTGAGGGCCGGTCCGCCGTCGACGCCTCGATGCTCACCGGCGAGTCCGTACCGGTCGACGTCGGCGCGGGGGACACGGTCACCGGCGGCTGCCTGAACACCTCGGGCCGCCTCGTGGTGGCCGCGACCCGGGTCGGCGCCGACACCCGACTGGCCCGCATCGCCAAGCTCGTCGAGGACGCGCAGACCGGCAAGGCGCAGGTGCAGCGGCTCGCCGACAAGATCTCCGCCGTGTTCGTCCCGGTCGTGATCGGCCTCGCCCTCGCCACCCTCGGCTTCTGGCTCGGCAACGGCTCGGGCCCGACCGCCGCCTTCACCGCCGCGGTCGCCGTCCTGATCATCGCCTGCCCCTGCGCCCTCGGCCTGGCCACGCCCACCGCGCTCATGGTCGGCACCGGGCGCGGCGCCCAACTCGGCATCCTGATCAAGGGACCGGAGGTCCTGGAGTCGACGCGGCGCGTGGACACTGTGGTTTTGGACAAGACCGGGACCGTCACCTCCGGAGTGATGCGACTTCATGAGGTGTACGTCGCCGAAGGCGTCCAGGAGCACCGACTCCTGCGCCTCGCCGGGGCCCTGGAACACGCCTCTGAGCACCCCGTGGCCCGGGCGGTCACCGAGGGGGCCGCGGAGCGCCTGGCGGCGGTGGACGGTACCGCCCAGGGCTCCACGGGCGTCGATCACTTCGAAGGTGTCTCGGACTTCGTGAATGTCGCGGGGCTCGGCGTGCGCGGCACGGTGGCCGGGCACGCGGTGCTCGTCGGACGGGAGCGGCTGCTCACCGAGGCGGGCATCGAGCTGCCCGCCGCGCTCGGCCACGCCAAGGAGGCGGCCGAAGCCCAGGGACGTACGGCCGTGGTGGTCGCCTGGGACGGGGCCGCGCGGGGTGTGCTCACGGTCGCCGACGCGGTGAAGGAGACCAGCGCGCAGGCGGTGCGCGAGCTGCGGGCGCTCGGGCTGCGGCCGGTGCTGCTCACCGGCGACAACCGGGCGGTGGCCGAGGCGGTGGCGGCCGAGGTCGGCATCGACGCCGCCGATGTGCACGCGGAGGCGCTGCCGCAGGACAAGGTCGCGGTGGTGGAGCGGCTGCGCACCGAGGGGCGGGTCGTCGCGATGGTCGGGGACGGCGTGAACGACGCGGCCGCCCTTGCCACCGCCGATCTGGGCCTGGCCATGGGGACCGGCACGGACGCGGCGATCGAGGCCGGGGACCTGACGCTGGTCCGCGGCGACCTCCGGGTCGCCGCCGATGCGATCCGATTGGCCCGGCGGACGCTGGCCACGATCAAGGGAAATCTCTGCTGGGCGTTCGGCTACAACGTCGCCGCGCTGCCGCTGGCCGCCGCCGGGCTCCTCAATCCGATGATCGCCGGTGCCGCTATGGCCTTTTCATCGGTGTTTGTCGTGACCAACAGTCTCCGACTGCGAACTTTCAGGTAA
- a CDS encoding DUF937 domain-containing protein, translating into MSENSLEQDVLDELNDDKLQEIAGLLGPDATPETARGFVGDTVAALSTGIQEKASGAPEDVDEVKQAFAGAADAPLQGVAALGGGLGGMLGGTMMSGMLAKMSKPVAEAVAKKTGLPAEKIAAGIAMLIPVIIAAMNKRAKNPGAAQAGAPAPAPGAAPAPASGESGGLDLGAILGSILGGGKK; encoded by the coding sequence ATGAGCGAGAATTCCCTCGAGCAGGACGTGCTGGACGAGCTCAACGACGACAAGCTCCAGGAGATCGCCGGTCTCCTGGGCCCCGACGCGACCCCGGAGACCGCTCGCGGCTTCGTGGGCGACACCGTCGCGGCGCTCAGCACCGGCATCCAGGAGAAGGCTTCGGGCGCGCCCGAAGACGTCGACGAGGTCAAGCAGGCCTTCGCAGGCGCTGCCGATGCCCCGCTGCAGGGTGTGGCCGCGCTCGGCGGCGGCCTGGGCGGGATGCTCGGCGGCACCATGATGTCCGGCATGCTCGCGAAGATGAGCAAGCCGGTCGCCGAAGCGGTGGCCAAGAAGACGGGGCTGCCCGCGGAGAAGATCGCGGCGGGTATCGCGATGCTGATCCCGGTGATCATCGCGGCGATGAACAAGCGCGCTAAGAACCCGGGCGCGGCTCAGGCGGGGGCTCCGGCCCCGGCACCCGGCGCGGCGCCCGCGCCCGCCTCCGGCGAGTCGGGTGGGCTGGATCTGGGCGCGATCCTGGGCAGCATTTTGGGTGGCGGAAAGAAGTAG